In Amycolatopsis sp. EV170708-02-1, the following are encoded in one genomic region:
- a CDS encoding NAD(P)/FAD-dependent oxidoreductase, whose amino-acid sequence MTDVDVAVVGAGVAGLTAAYELGKAGREARVFEAADVVGGRMTTLREDGYLIDTCAEQMAERGYEETWRLLAELGVDPAATPPIGRGIAMWRGRARPGVAQTRGLVTGAGLSVRARLDAARLIRGTFDTERPENSRLGEATVAEFAAPHHPDLLDYLLQPIVSGFFGWDPARSAAAPLLALLTAVGPPPTWRAYRDGMDTFARALAAKTDVTTGFPVDEVVDDGSSARLRGGAWEISARSVVLAVPAPVAARLHPRHGSAFLRECSFTPVVKAHLLLDRPLGGPDYALVVPTAENGTVSTVIFDHLKHPGRAPEGLGLVTLMAHPAVAPELLEASDEAVASRLTGAAEPLVPGLGSATRRAIVRRVRHAAPEATPRALALRGGFEAGLGRGVVDYAGDWVFLSPCSEAAVRSGVRAARRLAVRPAKERAR is encoded by the coding sequence GTGACCGATGTCGACGTGGCGGTGGTGGGCGCTGGTGTCGCCGGGCTCACCGCCGCGTACGAGCTGGGCAAGGCGGGAAGGGAAGCGCGGGTTTTCGAGGCGGCCGACGTGGTCGGCGGCCGGATGACGACGCTGCGCGAGGACGGCTACCTGATCGACACCTGTGCGGAGCAGATGGCCGAGCGGGGTTACGAGGAGACCTGGCGGCTGCTGGCGGAACTGGGCGTCGATCCCGCCGCCACGCCCCCGATCGGACGGGGTATCGCGATGTGGCGCGGCCGGGCCAGGCCCGGCGTCGCGCAGACGCGGGGACTGGTCACCGGTGCCGGATTGTCCGTCCGGGCGCGGCTGGACGCGGCACGGCTGATCAGGGGAACGTTCGACACCGAACGGCCGGAGAATTCGAGGCTCGGCGAGGCCACCGTCGCGGAGTTCGCCGCGCCGCATCACCCGGATCTGCTGGATTACCTGCTGCAGCCGATCGTTTCCGGCTTCTTCGGCTGGGATCCGGCCCGGTCCGCCGCGGCGCCCTTGCTGGCGCTGCTCACGGCGGTGGGGCCACCGCCGACGTGGCGGGCGTATCGCGACGGGATGGACACCTTCGCCCGTGCCCTCGCCGCGAAAACGGACGTCACCACGGGGTTTCCCGTCGACGAGGTCGTCGACGACGGTTCCTCGGCGCGCCTTCGCGGCGGCGCGTGGGAGATCAGCGCCCGATCGGTCGTACTGGCCGTACCCGCCCCGGTGGCGGCCCGGCTCCATCCCCGGCACGGTTCGGCCTTTCTCCGCGAGTGTTCGTTCACGCCGGTGGTCAAGGCGCACCTGCTGCTCGATCGCCCGCTCGGTGGGCCCGACTACGCCTTGGTGGTGCCGACCGCAGAGAACGGCACGGTGTCCACGGTCATCTTCGACCATCTGAAACATCCCGGCCGCGCGCCGGAAGGGCTCGGGCTGGTCACGCTCATGGCCCATCCGGCCGTGGCGCCGGAGCTGCTGGAAGCCTCCGACGAGGCCGTGGCGAGCCGGTTGACCGGCGCCGCCGAACCGCTCGTTCCCGGTCTGGGATCGGCGACCCGCCGCGCGATCGTCCGCCGGGTGCGCCACGCGGCGCCCGAAGCGACGCCTCGGGCGTTGGCCTTGCGTGGCGGGTTCGAGGCGGGCCTCGGCCGTGGCGTCGTCGACTACGCGGGTGACTGGGTGTTCCTGAGCCCGTGCAGTGAGGCGGCCGTCCGCTCCGGTGTACGGGCGGCGCGTCGGCTGGCCGTTCGCCCGGCGAAGGAAAGGGCCCGATGA
- a CDS encoding class I adenylate-forming enzyme family protein, with amino-acid sequence MKPHDMGTLFDECANTRTWVYLDRPFDIAPDRGTAYSVAGLARLVRDAAGWLSEAGVGPGDRVAIVKRGHWDYDLLACAAVRIGAVPAKLSGALPDDTLDLLLRRLGPAVLVTDRPSLRADRILRVEDFAAAPPPPVHRRHADEPLLVCHTSGTTGTPKLVVHTTRTIIDRLARPEAIRWPVLGVRRDDVLANASAYAHGRTFCWTASALCLAPREIVILSDASSAPSMFGRHRPTVVEALPSAFVRWRPLANSPENPFLRVRRFVSTYDAVHPPVIRTMLHASGRKCPLWMQGWGQSETGPLSFRFFTRRTAHTTRDLGRPLPGLARLRAVDPDTAEPVPRGTAGLLLARTRARCVAYVGEQDRWEAKVYGRWWNTGDLGVVDRGGAVTLLDREVDTVPGMSCLAVEDAIEDRLPSIAECVVLSAAGRAPIPVVVTDDGLDAADWRKAVFGLPPLGEPVVLSWDEVPRTGTGKVRRLELLARLTGTAETNGSGRWT; translated from the coding sequence ATGAAGCCCCACGACATGGGCACGTTGTTCGACGAGTGCGCGAACACCCGGACGTGGGTATATCTCGACCGGCCGTTCGACATCGCCCCGGACCGCGGGACGGCCTACTCGGTCGCCGGGCTCGCCAGGCTGGTCCGGGACGCCGCGGGATGGTTGTCCGAAGCCGGCGTGGGGCCGGGGGACCGGGTGGCCATCGTCAAACGCGGCCACTGGGACTACGACCTGCTCGCCTGCGCCGCGGTCCGGATCGGAGCCGTTCCGGCGAAGCTTTCCGGCGCGCTGCCGGACGACACCCTGGATCTCCTGCTGCGCCGCCTCGGCCCGGCGGTGCTGGTCACCGACCGGCCTTCCCTGCGAGCGGACCGGATCCTGCGCGTCGAAGACTTCGCCGCCGCGCCGCCGCCCCCGGTACACCGCAGGCACGCCGACGAACCGCTGCTCGTCTGCCACACCTCGGGGACGACCGGGACACCGAAACTGGTGGTCCACACGACACGGACGATCATCGACCGGCTGGCGCGCCCGGAAGCGATCCGCTGGCCCGTCCTCGGTGTGCGGCGGGACGACGTGCTGGCCAACGCCAGCGCGTACGCGCACGGCCGGACCTTCTGCTGGACGGCGTCGGCGTTGTGCCTCGCGCCGCGGGAGATCGTGATCCTGAGCGACGCCTCCTCGGCGCCGTCGATGTTCGGCCGTCATCGGCCGACCGTCGTCGAAGCCCTCCCTTCGGCGTTCGTGCGCTGGCGGCCACTCGCGAACTCGCCGGAGAACCCGTTCCTCCGGGTGCGGAGATTCGTCAGCACGTACGACGCGGTGCACCCGCCGGTGATCCGGACGATGCTCCACGCCAGCGGCCGGAAGTGTCCACTGTGGATGCAGGGCTGGGGTCAATCGGAGACGGGGCCGCTGTCGTTCCGGTTCTTCACCAGGCGGACCGCGCACACCACCCGCGATCTCGGCAGGCCGTTGCCCGGTCTCGCCCGGCTGCGGGCCGTCGACCCGGATACCGCCGAACCGGTGCCGCGCGGCACCGCCGGGCTGTTGCTGGCCCGCACGCGGGCGCGATGCGTGGCGTACGTGGGCGAACAGGACCGATGGGAGGCCAAGGTGTACGGGCGGTGGTGGAACACCGGTGATCTGGGCGTGGTGGACCGCGGTGGCGCGGTGACGCTGCTCGACCGCGAGGTCGACACCGTGCCCGGGATGAGCTGCCTCGCGGTGGAGGACGCGATCGAAGACCGCCTCCCGTCCATCGCCGAATGCGTGGTGCTCTCCGCGGCCGGACGCGCGCCGATCCCGGTCGTCGTGACCGACGACGGGCTGGACGCGGCGGACTGGCGGAAGGCGGTGTTCGGCCTGCCGCCGCTCGGGGAGCCCGTGGTGCTTTCGTGGGACGAGGTCCCCAGAACCGGGACGGGGAAGGTGCGGCGCCTGGAACTGCTGGCGCGGCTGACCGGCACGGCCGAGACGAACGGTTCGGGAAGGTGGACGTGA
- a CDS encoding fatty acid--CoA ligase family protein, protein MAARLSAAGCGSADIVGVREPDGRDAVVAELAILALGAVVLPLPRGADALLERAGVRFVIESGRVSGSSKPSRVADVHPDAPARILVSSGSESEPKMVAYSHNAFAGGRANYVRAVHGETAVPRDLVLVSLTSGFGSFGVAVTLCRLGGTLILTRRFDAGAALRLITEHRPTHVFGVPAMWRRMVEHPSTADPSGLVAIVSSGDTLPPSTRDACRRRFGVGMIDVYGSSDGVNCHTTTPENGVGVPDPAVCEIRVVDGEIRARGPMTPLCYVGAPELDAAYRLDGGWVRTGDDGRFDDRGGLHVTGRRKRVVIRGGYTISPAEVELALGGHPAIREVACVPVPDSVLGERLCACVSVRNGHSPGLPELKAFLAARGLAVAKMPEFVITLPELPLGRTGKVCHRTLAEIAVRRR, encoded by the coding sequence ATGGCCGCCCGGTTGTCGGCCGCGGGGTGCGGTTCGGCGGACATCGTCGGGGTGCGGGAACCCGACGGACGGGACGCGGTGGTCGCCGAACTGGCGATCCTCGCGCTCGGCGCTGTGGTCTTGCCCTTGCCACGCGGGGCGGACGCTCTGCTCGAACGCGCCGGTGTCCGGTTCGTCATCGAGAGCGGAAGAGTGTCGGGTTCGTCGAAACCGAGCCGTGTCGCCGACGTCCACCCGGATGCTCCGGCCCGGATCCTGGTGTCGTCCGGTTCGGAATCGGAACCGAAGATGGTCGCCTACTCGCACAACGCCTTCGCCGGCGGACGGGCCAACTACGTCCGTGCCGTCCACGGCGAGACCGCGGTACCGCGAGACCTGGTCCTCGTCTCGCTGACTTCGGGGTTCGGCTCTTTCGGTGTCGCGGTGACGCTGTGCCGTCTCGGCGGCACGCTGATCCTGACCCGCCGGTTCGACGCGGGCGCGGCGCTGCGGCTGATCACCGAACACCGCCCGACACACGTGTTCGGCGTGCCCGCGATGTGGCGGCGGATGGTCGAGCACCCTTCGACCGCGGACCCCTCGGGGCTCGTGGCCATCGTGTCGAGCGGCGACACACTGCCACCTTCGACGCGCGACGCCTGCCGACGTCGGTTCGGCGTGGGGATGATCGACGTCTACGGCTCCTCGGACGGGGTCAATTGCCATACGACGACGCCGGAAAACGGTGTCGGCGTCCCGGATCCCGCGGTATGCGAAATACGCGTCGTCGACGGCGAGATCCGCGCGAGAGGCCCCATGACACCGCTGTGCTATGTGGGCGCGCCCGAGCTGGACGCGGCGTATCGGCTGGACGGGGGCTGGGTGCGGACGGGGGACGACGGCCGGTTCGACGACCGGGGCGGGCTCCACGTCACCGGCAGGCGCAAACGGGTGGTGATCCGCGGCGGGTACACCATCAGCCCGGCCGAGGTGGAGCTCGCGCTGGGCGGCCATCCCGCGATCCGCGAGGTCGCCTGTGTCCCGGTGCCGGACAGCGTTCTGGGGGAACGGCTCTGCGCGTGTGTGTCCGTCCGGAATGGACACTCGCCGGGGTTGCCCGAGCTCAAGGCGTTTCTTGCCGCCAGGGGGCTCGCCGTCGCGAAGATGCCGGAATTCGTGATCACGCTTCCCGAGCTGCCGCTGGGACGTACCGGGAAGGTCTGCCATCGCACGTTGGCCGAGATCGCGGTGAGGCGAAGGTGA
- a CDS encoding DegT/DnrJ/EryC1/StrS aminotransferase family protein yields MVPTPPEVGTLSVSFFNQSATFERTWTGTRRHILDVIENGKYSHGAKVAELERALAAYTGARFVVGVNSGTDALVLLLRAAGLEPGGEVIVPAFSFGASATSVVLAGGTPVFADIEPDGYGIDPAAVADAAGERARFVMPTHLFSRPADIDGVLDVARRLDLTVVEDSAEAIGMRHRGTHAGLFGAGGVLSFFPTKTLGALGDAGAVLTDDPRIAATADALRHHGRFGGTIADFPAISTATGLPGVNSKMDDIQAAVLLAKLTTLDSDIARRAELASRYGEGLAGVAGVRKLPENRPDSVFYVYVVEVDARDDLAAYLSAVGVETEIYYPAPLHLQPCFAGLGYREGDFPNAENACRHTLALPLYPDMPAGDCDRVCAAIRDFYRGRRG; encoded by the coding sequence ATGGTTCCTACACCACCGGAGGTGGGTACGCTGTCGGTGTCTTTCTTCAATCAATCGGCCACATTCGAGCGAACGTGGACCGGCACCAGGCGACATATTCTCGACGTCATCGAAAATGGCAAGTATTCGCACGGTGCCAAGGTGGCCGAACTCGAGCGGGCACTGGCCGCGTACACCGGCGCGAGGTTCGTCGTCGGGGTGAACAGCGGAACGGACGCGCTCGTCCTGCTGCTGAGGGCGGCGGGCCTGGAGCCCGGCGGGGAGGTGATCGTCCCGGCCTTCTCCTTCGGGGCGTCGGCGACCTCGGTCGTGCTCGCGGGCGGTACGCCGGTCTTCGCCGACATCGAGCCGGACGGGTACGGCATCGACCCCGCCGCGGTCGCGGACGCCGCCGGAGAACGCGCCCGGTTCGTCATGCCGACGCATCTGTTCTCGCGGCCGGCGGATATCGACGGTGTGCTCGACGTCGCGCGACGCCTCGATCTCACGGTGGTCGAGGACAGCGCGGAGGCCATCGGCATGCGGCACCGCGGCACGCACGCCGGCCTGTTCGGCGCGGGCGGCGTGCTGTCGTTCTTCCCGACGAAGACGCTGGGCGCGCTCGGTGACGCCGGCGCCGTGCTCACCGACGACCCCCGGATCGCCGCGACCGCCGACGCGCTCCGCCACCACGGCCGCTTCGGCGGCACGATCGCCGACTTCCCCGCGATCTCGACGGCGACCGGCCTGCCCGGCGTGAACAGCAAGATGGACGACATCCAGGCCGCCGTCCTCCTCGCGAAGCTCACCACACTCGACAGCGACATCGCCCGGCGCGCGGAACTGGCGTCCCGGTACGGCGAAGGGCTCGCGGGAGTGGCGGGGGTGCGCAAGCTGCCGGAGAACCGGCCGGACAGCGTGTTCTACGTCTACGTGGTCGAGGTCGACGCGCGGGACGACCTGGCGGCGTATCTGTCGGCGGTGGGCGTGGAGACCGAGATCTACTACCCGGCCCCGCTTCACCTGCAGCCCTGCTTCGCCGGCCTCGGCTATCGGGAGGGTGATTTCCCGAACGCCGAGAACGCCTGCCGTCACACACTCGCGCTCCCGCTGTATCCGGACATGCCCGCCGGAGACTGCGACCGGGTCTGCGCCGCGATCCGCGACTTCTACCGAGGACGGCGAGGATGA
- a CDS encoding UbiA family prenyltransferase → MGVKLSYHGFQEFFIAALGWALVLAPYGLATGEFTGFALAQALLFGLGPLLFGVYSNTNDVDGDRRVGRPTVAALTSARGNTVFVIAVSAAELALILAVPALGGPWWFPLALVPTIVARGWQVWLGFALGDILRARMLGIRIHRLTVLTLVLVNLVVIT, encoded by the coding sequence GTGGGGGTGAAGCTCAGCTATCACGGTTTCCAGGAGTTCTTCATCGCGGCGCTGGGCTGGGCGCTGGTCCTCGCGCCGTACGGTCTCGCGACCGGCGAGTTCACCGGGTTCGCGCTCGCCCAGGCGCTGCTCTTCGGCCTGGGACCGCTGCTGTTCGGCGTCTACTCCAACACCAACGACGTCGACGGTGATCGCCGGGTCGGCAGGCCGACGGTGGCCGCCTTGACTTCGGCGCGGGGCAACACGGTCTTCGTGATCGCCGTGTCGGCGGCCGAACTCGCGCTGATCCTCGCCGTCCCCGCCCTCGGTGGCCCGTGGTGGTTCCCCCTCGCGCTGGTGCCCACGATCGTGGCACGCGGATGGCAGGTGTGGCTCGGTTTCGCGCTGGGGGACATCCTGCGGGCGCGCATGCTCGGCATCCGGATCCACCGGCTCACCGTGCTGACGCTCGTCCTGGTGAACCTGGTGGTGATCACGTGA
- a CDS encoding class I SAM-dependent methyltransferase, translating to MDVSTAYAFDNDSGHAVEQHRCLSAAYDPVTFARLAGTGVGAGWSCLEVGAGGSGVARWLAGRVAPTGTVLATDIKPHHIAPAPGLTVLRHDVVHDPLPQAEFDLVHTRLVLQHLPEREAVLRKLVRALKPGGWMQIDEFDISYGPVLLAPGVRAANLYEKFLAAKEKAFTMAGGDGTWGRRAAASMVAAGLADVDPVPSVFPWRAGSPGLELLIHHTHHLRDRLIAAGMTDGELAEVRAVMRDPGFRASSCVVYSVLGRRPE from the coding sequence GTGGACGTGAGCACGGCCTACGCGTTCGACAACGACAGCGGGCACGCCGTCGAGCAGCATCGCTGTCTCTCGGCGGCGTACGATCCGGTCACCTTCGCCCGGCTGGCGGGGACCGGCGTCGGGGCGGGCTGGTCCTGTCTCGAGGTCGGCGCGGGCGGCAGCGGGGTGGCGCGCTGGCTTGCCGGGAGAGTGGCGCCGACCGGCACGGTGCTGGCGACGGACATCAAACCCCACCACATCGCGCCCGCACCGGGATTGACCGTCCTTCGGCACGACGTCGTCCACGATCCCTTGCCACAGGCCGAGTTCGACCTCGTCCACACCCGGCTGGTACTGCAGCATCTGCCGGAGCGGGAGGCCGTGCTCCGCAAGCTGGTCCGCGCGCTGAAGCCGGGCGGGTGGATGCAGATCGACGAGTTCGACATTTCCTACGGCCCGGTGCTGCTCGCACCCGGCGTGCGGGCCGCGAACCTTTACGAGAAGTTCCTCGCGGCCAAGGAAAAGGCGTTCACCATGGCGGGCGGGGACGGCACGTGGGGCCGCCGCGCCGCCGCGTCCATGGTCGCCGCGGGGCTGGCGGACGTCGATCCGGTGCCGTCGGTCTTCCCGTGGCGGGCCGGATCGCCCGGTCTGGAGCTGCTGATCCACCACACACATCACCTGCGGGACCGGTTGATCGCCGCGGGGATGACCGACGGCGAGCTCGCCGAAGTGCGTGCGGTCATGCGGGATCCGGGGTTCCGGGCGTCGTCGTGTGTCGTGTATTCGGTGCTGGGCAGGCGTCCGGAATGA
- a CDS encoding CoA transferase gives MSTALDTVTVAGPLDLPLAGELDVQAACGIMHVHGRRFGGPARLGLDYASIVAAELSALGAVALKLARGRGIPLRGVSTSLAQAALLAISQYLAAATTEDEQHESFLPGGPPFRSADGVAFEIETLDPAVWQRFWTTLGAGTRVISSGWHPFMHRFATATCPLPPELTATLAARPIGELEQVALLTGMTLVRTAERPLDRAPAFVVSGEGRGYRPVRAVEPLPLSGLVILESCRRVQGPLAGHLLRLLGATVLRIEPPGGDPLRWVPPIAGHTSARFRALNDGKEVVEIDLGTPDGRRHLLELAAGSDVFLHNWAPGKAERWSLSALDLARARPGILYAHASGWGTELGPEPPVGTDFVVQAYAGIPPSLMTIVDVFGGVVCAHGIVTGLVQGATRVASSLLSAAYRLNAGARRRCDRPLSVPVCDDLAALAADPRFSPALVRADCALVASPWEFTS, from the coding sequence ATGAGTACCGCGCTGGACACCGTGACAGTGGCGGGGCCACTCGACCTGCCGCTGGCCGGCGAGCTCGACGTCCAGGCCGCCTGCGGGATCATGCATGTGCACGGCCGGAGGTTCGGCGGGCCGGCCCGGCTCGGTCTCGACTACGCGTCCATCGTCGCGGCCGAGCTGTCGGCACTGGGCGCCGTCGCGCTGAAGCTCGCGCGTGGCCGGGGCATCCCGCTGCGCGGTGTGTCCACTTCGCTGGCGCAGGCGGCGTTGCTGGCGATCTCCCAATATCTCGCGGCGGCGACGACCGAAGACGAACAGCACGAGTCGTTCCTCCCCGGCGGGCCGCCCTTCCGCTCGGCTGACGGCGTCGCGTTCGAGATCGAGACACTCGATCCGGCGGTGTGGCAACGGTTCTGGACGACACTCGGAGCCGGCACACGAGTGATTTCGAGTGGCTGGCATCCGTTCATGCACCGCTTCGCGACCGCGACCTGCCCGCTGCCGCCGGAACTGACGGCGACTCTCGCCGCGCGACCGATCGGCGAGCTCGAACAGGTCGCCCTCCTGACGGGGATGACCCTGGTGCGGACGGCGGAGCGGCCGCTCGACCGGGCTCCCGCGTTCGTCGTGAGCGGGGAGGGCCGCGGGTACCGTCCGGTCCGGGCGGTGGAGCCGCTTCCGTTGTCCGGCCTGGTCATCCTCGAATCCTGCCGCCGGGTCCAGGGTCCGCTCGCGGGCCATCTGCTCCGCCTTCTCGGCGCGACGGTGCTGAGGATCGAGCCGCCGGGCGGCGATCCGCTGCGGTGGGTTCCGCCGATCGCCGGCCACACGTCGGCCAGGTTCCGCGCGCTCAACGACGGGAAAGAGGTCGTCGAGATCGACCTGGGCACCCCGGACGGCAGGCGGCATCTGCTCGAACTCGCCGCCGGGTCCGACGTGTTCCTGCACAACTGGGCGCCGGGCAAGGCCGAGCGGTGGTCGTTGAGCGCACTCGACCTCGCGCGCGCCCGGCCGGGGATCCTGTACGCGCACGCGTCGGGATGGGGGACGGAGCTGGGGCCGGAACCACCGGTGGGCACGGATTTCGTCGTCCAGGCTTACGCGGGGATCCCGCCGTCGCTGATGACGATCGTCGACGTGTTCGGCGGAGTCGTGTGCGCGCACGGGATCGTGACGGGTTTGGTACAGGGCGCCACGCGGGTCGCGTCGTCGCTGCTGTCCGCGGCGTACCGGCTCAACGCGGGTGCCCGCCGCCGCTGCGACCGCCCGCTGTCGGTGCCGGTGTGCGACGACCTCGCCGCACTCGCCGCGGATCCCCGGTTTTCCCCCGCCCTCGTCCGGGCCGACTGCGCGCTCGTCGCTTCGCCTTGGGAATTCACGTCGTGA
- a CDS encoding DegT/DnrJ/EryC1/StrS aminotransferase family protein gives MTLPFFPTDLFDDDRAELLDIVHRVGVAPEQKFILGERTARFEAAIRDSVGAVDAVACGSGTSALTLVLRAMDVGAGDEVIVPAFGCAPLAAAPALLGAKPVFADIDPWTMVVDPAEVARLVTPRTKVIMPAHMFSVMADMPELRRIATGAGVRLLEDSAVAQGGMLAGTPAGMWGDAGVYSFVQVKTFGMPGEGGMVVTKDAGLGSVVRMLRNHGQDGKTRFVYHRIGYNSRFDEIMAEFQLYRLPTLPQRLERRARIGEYYTERFAELAGCGVLAPPPARDGRCYYVYSLLSERRDELREHLAARGIGSHVYYPAPLPRQPAFAPYTRPGDAWPAAELAARRTLAIPIYPHLTDVQVERIADAVCRFAKEP, from the coding sequence ATGACCCTGCCGTTCTTCCCGACGGATCTCTTCGACGACGACCGTGCCGAACTGCTGGACATCGTGCATCGGGTCGGCGTCGCGCCCGAGCAGAAATTCATCCTCGGCGAGCGCACGGCCCGCTTCGAGGCGGCCATCCGTGACTCGGTCGGCGCCGTGGACGCGGTCGCTTGCGGCAGCGGAACCTCGGCACTGACGCTGGTACTGCGCGCGATGGACGTCGGCGCCGGGGACGAGGTGATCGTGCCCGCCTTCGGATGCGCACCGCTCGCGGCCGCGCCCGCCCTGCTCGGCGCGAAGCCGGTGTTCGCCGACATCGACCCGTGGACGATGGTCGTCGATCCCGCCGAGGTCGCCAGGCTGGTCACCCCGCGCACCAAGGTGATCATGCCGGCGCACATGTTCTCGGTCATGGCGGACATGCCGGAGCTGCGCCGGATCGCCACCGGCGCGGGCGTGCGGTTGCTGGAGGATTCCGCGGTCGCCCAAGGGGGGATGCTCGCGGGCACGCCCGCCGGGATGTGGGGCGACGCCGGGGTCTACTCGTTCGTGCAGGTCAAGACGTTCGGGATGCCGGGCGAAGGGGGAATGGTCGTCACGAAGGACGCCGGGCTCGGCTCGGTGGTGCGGATGCTGCGCAACCACGGTCAGGACGGGAAGACCAGGTTCGTGTATCACCGCATCGGCTACAACAGCCGGTTCGACGAGATCATGGCGGAGTTCCAGCTGTACCGGCTTCCGACGTTGCCCCAGCGGCTCGAACGCCGGGCACGGATCGGCGAGTACTACACCGAACGCTTCGCCGAACTGGCGGGCTGCGGTGTGCTCGCGCCGCCTCCCGCCCGTGACGGACGGTGCTACTACGTCTATTCGCTCCTCAGCGAGCGCAGGGACGAACTCCGTGAGCACCTCGCGGCGCGAGGTATCGGCTCGCATGTCTACTACCCGGCGCCGTTGCCGAGGCAACCCGCGTTCGCCCCCTACACCCGGCCTGGCGATGCCTGGCCCGCGGCGGAACTGGCCGCGCGCCGGACGCTGGCCATCCCGATCTACCCGCATCTGACGGACGTGCAGGTGGAACGCATCGCGGACGCGGTGTGCCGATTCGCGAAGGAGCCGTGA
- a CDS encoding trypsin-like serine protease, whose protein sequence is MTLRRNLVRAAAVTLAGVFCAIAVPGSAGAVVNGKNSTERYEFMASIPEVVPEMNNAKGVCGAVLVHPQWVVTAAHCVDPENNPATPEGTVRIGSERRTSGGTVRTIDRWVRHPGYQPGAPNKNDIALVRLDRPVSERPIRIADRPGRPGTPTRLMGFGTTVDTADLDKVVFPERLQQLDTRIGAVSECSPGYADSTRLCTVSRKRGAMACMGDSGGPQVQRGWGGRWELIGVTSGPGDDDVPCANGPGLYTSVPAYAGWIHRTIHGHR, encoded by the coding sequence ATGACCCTACGCCGCAACCTGGTCCGTGCCGCCGCTGTCACGCTGGCGGGAGTGTTCTGCGCGATCGCGGTGCCCGGCAGCGCCGGCGCCGTGGTGAACGGCAAGAACTCCACCGAGCGCTACGAATTCATGGCCTCGATCCCCGAGGTCGTGCCCGAAATGAACAACGCCAAGGGCGTCTGCGGTGCCGTACTGGTGCATCCACAGTGGGTGGTGACCGCGGCACACTGCGTCGACCCGGAGAACAACCCGGCCACGCCGGAGGGCACCGTGCGCATCGGCAGCGAACGGCGGACGTCCGGCGGCACCGTCCGCACGATCGACCGCTGGGTCCGCCACCCGGGCTACCAGCCGGGCGCGCCGAACAAGAACGACATCGCGCTGGTGCGACTGGACCGTCCGGTCTCCGAACGGCCCATCCGCATCGCCGACCGTCCCGGCCGCCCCGGCACGCCGACCCGCTTGATGGGTTTCGGGACCACGGTCGACACCGCCGACTTGGACAAGGTCGTGTTCCCCGAACGGCTTCAGCAACTCGACACGCGCATCGGCGCCGTGTCCGAATGCTCGCCCGGTTACGCGGACTCGACCCGGCTGTGCACGGTGAGCCGCAAGCGCGGCGCGATGGCGTGCATGGGCGACTCCGGCGGACCGCAGGTCCAGCGCGGCTGGGGCGGCCGATGGGAGCTGATCGGTGTCACGTCCGGCCCCGGCGACGACGACGTGCCGTGCGCCAACGGCCCCGGCCTCTACACGAGCGTTCCCGCCTACGCCGGGTGGATCCACCGGACCATTCACGGGCACCGCTGA
- a CDS encoding class I SAM-dependent methyltransferase, producing MQQVTHTPAPSEVADEWRKRAERAGLTRVMRASQPAGLAAGTTARTIRLVTRYLESLGEVGSALEIGCGMGRLTPAIAAHARALTAIDMTPRMLALARESCAHLSTVDFVRTTVQRLPWKDKRFDVAVCVWVLMHVLDDDEIAEACRAIAAAARHLVLVEYEEAEIPVGRFSRVRTVEEYLALLPGSRLLERRELDYGGDRSFAALIALDEPR from the coding sequence ATGCAGCAGGTCACCCACACCCCCGCGCCGAGCGAGGTCGCCGACGAGTGGCGGAAACGCGCGGAGCGCGCCGGGCTGACCCGGGTCATGCGCGCCTCCCAGCCCGCCGGACTCGCGGCCGGGACGACCGCCCGCACCATCCGGCTCGTCACGAGGTACCTGGAGTCGCTCGGCGAGGTGGGATCCGCGCTGGAGATCGGCTGCGGGATGGGCAGGCTCACCCCGGCGATCGCCGCGCACGCCCGTGCGCTGACGGCGATCGACATGACCCCGCGGATGCTCGCGCTGGCCAGGGAGAGCTGCGCACATCTGTCCACAGTGGACTTCGTGCGGACGACCGTCCAGCGGCTTCCCTGGAAGGACAAGCGTTTCGACGTCGCCGTCTGTGTATGGGTGCTGATGCACGTCCTCGACGACGACGAGATCGCCGAAGCGTGCCGGGCGATCGCCGCGGCGGCACGGCATCTCGTCCTGGTCGAGTACGAGGAAGCGGAGATCCCGGTCGGCCGGTTCTCGAGAGTGCGGACCGTGGAGGAGTACTTGGCCCTGCTCCCCGGCTCCCGCCTGCTCGAACGACGCGAGCTGGACTATGGCGGCGACCGGTCGTTCGCCGCGCTGATCGCGTTGGACGAACCGCGATGA